In the genome of Leucobacter luti, one region contains:
- a CDS encoding extracellular solute-binding protein, with product MHKKLLVPAALVAAVGLALSGCASTTGGEAAPGELKIDVPDVPMMEQLGDTEDEVNIVAWSGFVEDAWAQPFEEATGCTVNRKVAATSDEMVQLMRTGEYDLVSASGDASLRLIVDGGVQPLNTELIPNFGDDIVEGMKGQLYDTLNGNVYGIPIGRGANILQYDSSVVTEEPSSWDVVWEKDSPYAGKIAAYDSPIYIADAAIYLMEHEPDLGITNPYALDESQLQAATDLLKQQNAMVSEYWSPATNVTSFTGGNSVVGTSWEVLRKATQDEKFKSVLPEEGSTGWSDAWMLAADSKNPNCAYAWMDYTSAPDVNGQIAMNFGMAPANAAFCDTSDEAKAHCDYFNATDEEYFKQVWFWTTPIDQCLDGRSDVQCTNYQDWTNAWATVKG from the coding sequence ATGCACAAGAAACTGCTCGTACCCGCCGCCCTCGTCGCAGCGGTCGGCCTCGCCCTCTCGGGCTGCGCCTCCACCACCGGCGGCGAAGCCGCACCCGGCGAGCTCAAGATCGACGTCCCCGACGTTCCCATGATGGAACAGCTCGGAGACACCGAAGACGAAGTCAACATCGTCGCGTGGTCCGGCTTCGTCGAAGACGCCTGGGCACAACCTTTCGAAGAGGCCACCGGTTGCACGGTCAACCGCAAGGTCGCGGCCACAAGCGATGAAATGGTCCAGCTCATGCGCACCGGCGAATACGACCTCGTCTCCGCCTCAGGTGACGCGAGCCTTCGCCTCATCGTCGACGGCGGCGTGCAGCCGCTGAACACCGAACTGATTCCGAACTTCGGCGACGACATCGTCGAAGGCATGAAGGGCCAGCTGTACGACACCCTCAATGGCAATGTGTACGGCATCCCGATTGGCCGCGGCGCGAACATTCTGCAGTACGACTCCTCAGTGGTCACCGAAGAGCCGAGCAGCTGGGACGTCGTGTGGGAGAAGGACAGCCCCTACGCCGGGAAGATTGCCGCCTACGACAGCCCCATTTACATTGCGGATGCCGCGATCTATCTGATGGAGCACGAGCCGGATCTGGGAATCACCAACCCGTATGCGCTCGACGAGTCGCAGTTGCAGGCCGCAACTGACCTCCTCAAGCAGCAGAATGCGATGGTGTCCGAGTACTGGTCGCCCGCGACGAACGTCACCTCGTTCACCGGCGGCAATTCGGTCGTGGGCACCTCGTGGGAGGTGCTGCGCAAGGCAACGCAGGACGAGAAGTTCAAGAGCGTGCTGCCCGAGGAGGGCTCCACTGGCTGGTCCGACGCGTGGATGCTCGCAGCTGATTCGAAGAACCCCAACTGCGCCTATGCGTGGATGGACTACACCAGCGCGCCCGACGTCAATGGGCAGATCGCGATGAACTTCGGAATGGCACCCGCGAACGCCGCGTTCTGCGATACAAGCGACGAGGCGAAGGCGCACTGTGACTACTTCAATGCGACCGATGAGGAGTACTTCAAGCAGGTGTGGTTCTGGACGACCCCCATCGATCAGTGCCTCGACGGCCGCAGCGACGTGCAGTGCACGAACTACCAGGACTGGACAAACGCCTGGGCCACGGTGAAGGGATAA
- a CDS encoding APC family permease, with the protein MSTSTQPEPRLKRSLGLVGLTLFGVTYMTVITVFTTYGIVNQTTDGHLPAAYVVAVVTMLFTAASYGAMVRRYPVAGSAYTYTQQSFGGAAGFLTGWVMLLDYLFIPMINFMLIGIYLNTQFPAIPVWAFTLAALLLVLLFNILGINLVNKVNFAIIALSVLLVVIFMVLAFKHALGGNADVSLIEPFTFGEGGIGAVASGAAILALSFLGFDAVSTLSEEAKRPRKDIPRAIVLSTLVGGLFFILVSWAGAVAYQPDWAALTDPEIEAAGVTVMNNIGGEAFTAFFVAVYVVGAFGSGMTGQVSVSRILYAMGRDGMLPKPLSRLHRRFGTPIIAAIVVSVFALSSLFLSLETVAFMISFGALAAFAMVNLSVIRTYLFPKGGRREPLSARTVLAHGVAPLIGFGLTIWLWTSLQPATWLVGGIWLLVGVAIIALVTGGFKRPVPMMDFSEGDPTTEQIDALGEEYPLEGTR; encoded by the coding sequence GTGAGCACATCAACCCAACCAGAACCACGTTTGAAACGGTCCCTCGGCCTCGTGGGCCTCACCCTCTTCGGGGTGACCTACATGACCGTCATTACGGTATTTACCACGTACGGCATCGTCAACCAGACAACGGACGGCCACCTGCCGGCCGCGTACGTCGTCGCAGTGGTCACGATGCTGTTCACTGCGGCGAGCTATGGGGCGATGGTGCGCCGCTACCCCGTCGCCGGATCCGCCTACACGTACACACAACAATCGTTTGGTGGCGCGGCAGGGTTCCTTACCGGCTGGGTGATGCTCCTCGACTACCTCTTTATTCCGATGATCAACTTCATGCTGATCGGGATCTACCTGAACACTCAGTTCCCCGCGATTCCGGTGTGGGCGTTCACCCTCGCAGCGCTGCTGCTCGTGCTCCTGTTCAACATCCTTGGGATCAACCTCGTCAACAAGGTCAATTTCGCGATTATTGCGCTGTCGGTCCTGCTCGTCGTGATCTTCATGGTGCTCGCGTTCAAACATGCCCTCGGCGGCAATGCCGATGTGAGCCTCATTGAGCCGTTCACCTTCGGTGAGGGCGGAATCGGTGCCGTCGCCTCAGGCGCCGCGATCCTCGCACTCTCGTTCCTGGGTTTTGATGCTGTGTCGACACTCTCCGAGGAAGCCAAGCGCCCCCGCAAGGACATCCCCCGCGCGATCGTGCTCTCGACTCTCGTCGGCGGCCTGTTCTTCATCCTCGTCTCCTGGGCCGGTGCGGTCGCGTACCAGCCAGACTGGGCGGCGCTCACCGATCCCGAGATCGAGGCAGCCGGCGTGACCGTGATGAACAACATCGGCGGCGAGGCGTTCACCGCATTCTTCGTGGCTGTGTACGTCGTCGGAGCGTTCGGCTCCGGGATGACCGGGCAGGTGTCGGTCTCGCGCATTCTGTACGCAATGGGTCGTGACGGGATGCTCCCCAAACCGCTCTCCCGCCTGCATCGACGCTTCGGCACGCCGATCATTGCGGCAATCGTGGTCTCGGTGTTCGCACTCTCAAGCCTGTTCCTCTCTCTCGAGACCGTCGCATTCATGATCAGCTTTGGCGCCCTCGCGGCGTTTGCGATGGTGAACCTCTCGGTGATCCGCACCTACTTGTTCCCCAAGGGCGGACGGCGTGAGCCGCTCAGCGCGCGCACTGTTCTCGCGCACGGTGTCGCTCCGCTCATCGGTTTCGGCCTGACAATCTGGCTGTGGACGTCATTGCAGCCGGCCACCTGGCTCGTTGGCGGCATCTGGCTGCTCGTCGGCGTCGCGATCATCGCGCTCGTGACCGGTGGGTTCAAACGCCCTGTGCCGATGATGGATTTCTCCGAAGGAGACCCGACGACCGAGCAGATCGATGCGCTCGGCGAGGAGTACCCACTCGAGGGCACGCGCTAA
- a CDS encoding ABC transporter permease, whose product MLRLNRGTKIALALVTLIALGFMYIPLLVIILNSFNAGRVAGWPIPGFSLEWWGKALANPAVHAALLNSVVVALIATAFALVLGTLAAFALQRFSFFGQHTVNLLIVLPITLPGIVTGVALSNTFHQVLKPMGINVGYWGMIIAHATFCVVMVFNNVIARLRRMNPNLEEASMDLGAGIAQTFRLVTFPQFRSAFIAGGLLAFALSFDEIVVTIFTAPPGVETLPLWIMNQMARPNEVNQVNVIATVMILLSLIPVYFSQKASAAGDAK is encoded by the coding sequence ATGCTTCGCCTGAATCGCGGCACCAAGATCGCGCTCGCACTCGTCACGCTCATTGCGCTCGGGTTCATGTACATCCCGCTCCTCGTCATCATCCTGAACTCGTTCAACGCGGGTCGGGTGGCCGGATGGCCGATTCCGGGATTCTCACTCGAGTGGTGGGGCAAAGCACTCGCGAACCCAGCTGTCCACGCTGCGCTACTCAATTCGGTTGTCGTCGCACTCATCGCGACAGCCTTCGCACTCGTGCTGGGCACGCTCGCGGCGTTCGCGCTGCAGCGATTCTCGTTCTTCGGGCAGCACACAGTAAACCTCCTGATTGTGCTCCCCATCACGCTGCCGGGCATTGTCACCGGTGTCGCTCTCTCGAACACCTTTCACCAGGTGCTCAAACCCATGGGGATCAACGTTGGCTACTGGGGAATGATCATCGCGCACGCCACATTCTGCGTGGTGATGGTGTTCAACAACGTCATTGCTCGACTCCGTCGTATGAACCCAAATCTCGAAGAAGCATCGATGGACCTCGGGGCCGGGATCGCACAGACGTTCCGACTCGTCACGTTTCCCCAGTTTCGCAGCGCTTTCATTGCGGGCGGCCTCCTCGCCTTCGCGCTCTCGTTTGACGAGATCGTGGTGACGATTTTCACAGCACCGCCCGGGGTGGAAACACTGCCCCTGTGGATCATGAACCAGATGGCTCGTCCCAACGAAGTCAATCAGGTCAACGTCATCGCGACAGTCATGATTTTGCTCTCGCTGATCCCGGTGTACTTCTCCCAGAAAGCCTCAGCGGCCGGTGACGCCAAATAG
- a CDS encoding ABC transporter ATP-binding protein yields MPHPTPHSTDADIAVSVQGVRKQFGDLVAVNDLDIDIRAGEFFSMLGPSGSGKTTVLRMIAGFEEPTAGRILLHGADVTSSAPFDREVNTVFQDYALFPHLTIAENVAYGLKVRGVGKADRAARVAAALEQVQLAHLGTRRPSQLSGGQRQRIALARALILRPQVLLLDEPLGALDKQLREQMQFELKQIQREVGITFVFVTHDQEEALTLSDRVAVFNGGKIEQVGSPREVYEFPQTEFVARFLGVTNFLSGANAQRILGDSGPHSVRPERVELVDPTAPLSTDAIAVPGTIVEAVYAGAHTRYLVETEGGLRFISERQNTELPSASPTARRGDAVSLRFARAHAVAVPSAPAAV; encoded by the coding sequence ATGCCCCACCCCACCCCACATTCCACTGACGCAGACATCGCGGTGTCCGTCCAGGGCGTGCGCAAGCAGTTCGGCGATCTGGTCGCGGTCAATGATCTTGATATCGACATCCGCGCTGGTGAGTTTTTCTCGATGCTCGGCCCGTCCGGCTCAGGCAAAACCACGGTGCTCCGCATGATCGCCGGGTTCGAAGAGCCCACTGCCGGCCGAATTCTGTTGCACGGCGCTGATGTCACCTCGTCCGCACCGTTCGATCGCGAGGTCAACACGGTCTTCCAGGACTACGCGCTCTTCCCGCACCTCACAATCGCTGAGAATGTGGCCTACGGACTCAAGGTGCGCGGGGTCGGCAAAGCGGATCGCGCCGCACGTGTGGCCGCCGCGCTCGAACAGGTCCAACTCGCGCACCTCGGCACCCGTCGTCCGTCACAACTCTCGGGTGGGCAACGGCAGCGGATCGCGCTCGCGCGCGCGCTGATCCTGCGGCCACAGGTGCTGCTCCTCGACGAGCCCCTCGGCGCACTGGACAAGCAGCTCCGCGAGCAGATGCAGTTCGAGCTCAAGCAGATTCAGCGCGAGGTCGGAATCACCTTCGTATTCGTGACGCACGACCAGGAGGAAGCGCTCACGCTCTCCGACCGTGTCGCGGTGTTCAACGGCGGCAAGATTGAACAGGTCGGCAGCCCACGTGAGGTGTACGAGTTCCCGCAAACCGAATTCGTCGCGCGCTTCCTGGGCGTCACCAATTTTCTGAGCGGCGCCAACGCGCAGCGCATTCTCGGCGATTCGGGGCCCCACAGCGTGCGCCCGGAGCGGGTCGAGCTCGTTGACCCTACAGCACCACTGAGCACCGACGCGATTGCCGTCCCGGGCACGATCGTCGAGGCCGTGTACGCGGGCGCTCACACCCGCTATCTCGTCGAAACCGAGGGCGGCCTGCGCTTCATCTCGGAGCGCCAGAACACCGAGCTGCCCAGCGCCTCCCCCACCGCCCGTCGCGGCGACGCTGTGAGCCTGCGCTTCGCCCGCGCCCATGCCGTCGCCGTCCCGAGCGCACCCGCGGCTGTCTAG
- a CDS encoding TetR/AcrR family transcriptional regulator, translated as MLSRRLILETGLRLIDEVGAHGVGMRAIAKELGVRPSALYNHVAGQDELVAGVRELISDRIPVDMFVREPWDVALAEWAVGYRRTFAAHPPTIALLAVLPLSEDSVTSQMYDTVISALMRGGWPADRALTLMVALESFILGSALDLAAVDDMMDPGPRRDVPAFSEAYRSRAEHLAARGEGPAEASFQLGLRALFTGFRAEYAALGLAPTSAGAHEAPPAHR; from the coding sequence GTGCTTTCACGCCGACTCATTCTCGAGACGGGCTTGCGGCTCATCGACGAAGTCGGCGCGCATGGTGTTGGCATGCGCGCGATCGCGAAAGAGCTCGGAGTGCGGCCTTCTGCGCTCTACAACCACGTCGCAGGGCAGGATGAGCTGGTCGCCGGAGTGCGGGAACTCATCAGCGACCGGATCCCCGTCGACATGTTCGTGCGAGAGCCCTGGGATGTTGCGCTCGCTGAGTGGGCGGTGGGCTATCGGCGCACGTTCGCCGCGCATCCCCCAACGATCGCGTTGCTCGCCGTGCTGCCGCTCTCTGAAGACTCGGTGACGTCACAGATGTACGACACGGTGATATCCGCGTTGATGCGGGGCGGGTGGCCCGCTGATCGAGCGCTCACCCTCATGGTCGCGCTCGAGTCCTTCATACTGGGCTCCGCGCTCGACCTCGCGGCGGTCGACGACATGATGGATCCCGGTCCGCGCCGCGACGTACCGGCGTTCTCTGAGGCGTACCGCAGCCGTGCGGAGCACCTCGCCGCGCGAGGAGAAGGACCTGCAGAGGCGTCGTTCCAGCTCGGGCTGCGAGCGCTCTTCACCGGGTTCCGTGCGGAGTACGCCGCACTCGGCCTAGCGCCCACCTCGGCCGGCGCACACGAGGCCCCACCCGCACACCGATGA
- a CDS encoding FadR/GntR family transcriptional regulator, giving the protein MSGTPVYSPPSRLRIAAFAPIGEEGRTELVESRIVQAISVGAFTEGERLPSETELSALLGVAVVTVREALGGLRHRGLIETRRGRNGGSFVRPSHGSVEAVNARALMEMPRVALADLGVHYEAIAAACAEFACQRATPEELEVVAEILDDARDLERAPWRRRITEVQLELAALSQSVRLTNEHVRVQTEFTPLLALQDLDRAARLATHDALATQITATRARDIERARSAVRDGVRTSVRWLVAFRAELLAAPQSEAVHATLEARNRSR; this is encoded by the coding sequence ATGAGCGGTACGCCGGTGTACTCGCCGCCCAGTCGACTCCGTATCGCCGCCTTCGCGCCGATTGGTGAAGAAGGGCGCACCGAGCTCGTTGAGTCCCGGATCGTGCAAGCAATCTCCGTCGGGGCGTTCACCGAAGGGGAGCGACTCCCGAGCGAGACCGAGCTTTCGGCGCTGCTCGGTGTGGCCGTGGTCACCGTGCGAGAAGCCCTCGGCGGTCTCCGGCATCGGGGGCTCATCGAGACGCGGCGAGGGCGCAACGGCGGCAGCTTCGTGCGGCCGAGTCACGGTTCTGTCGAAGCGGTCAACGCGCGGGCCCTCATGGAGATGCCGCGCGTGGCCCTCGCTGATCTCGGTGTGCACTATGAAGCGATCGCGGCGGCCTGCGCCGAGTTCGCCTGTCAGCGCGCCACGCCGGAGGAGCTCGAAGTCGTGGCGGAGATCCTCGATGACGCCCGTGACCTCGAACGCGCCCCGTGGCGACGCCGCATCACTGAGGTGCAGCTCGAACTCGCCGCACTCAGCCAGTCAGTGCGACTCACCAACGAGCATGTGCGTGTGCAGACCGAATTCACCCCGCTGCTTGCCCTCCAAGACCTTGACCGCGCGGCGCGTCTCGCGACACACGACGCGCTTGCCACGCAGATCACTGCAACTCGCGCTCGCGACATCGAACGCGCCCGCTCAGCTGTGCGTGACGGAGTGCGCACCTCGGTCCGCTGGCTCGTAGCTTTCCGGGCGGAGCTGCTCGCGGCTCCCCAGAGTGAGGCCGTTCATGCCACACTGGAGGCTCGCAACCGAAGCAGGTGA
- a CDS encoding biotin--[acetyl-CoA-carboxylase] ligase — MELTRISELLPRVIWRESSSSTNAELRELARAAAVPLPDGTMLVTSDQTAGRGRLDRGWVTIPGQSLAVSVLLRHDAGELGVSWMPLLVGSAMSAALQRRFGAGLRVGVKWPNDVHVRDEADAIAGRPGLKLCGILCELLPDGAVIAGTGINFLIPEEELPTGRATSLLAAGADVNGATNLFGPAGSELVDAILWDYVTELRELLELAATRPGAARARVARHSLTLGTEVRVHLAGDETVDGRASALADDGALVVERPTGGVLTVSAGDVEHLR, encoded by the coding sequence ATGGAACTGACGCGCATCTCTGAGCTGCTGCCCCGAGTGATCTGGCGGGAGAGTTCGTCGTCGACGAACGCCGAGCTGCGCGAACTCGCCAGAGCTGCTGCCGTGCCGCTGCCGGACGGCACGATGCTGGTGACCTCAGATCAGACCGCCGGTCGAGGTCGGCTCGACCGTGGCTGGGTGACGATCCCCGGCCAGTCCCTGGCGGTCTCAGTGCTCCTCCGCCACGATGCTGGGGAACTCGGGGTGAGCTGGATGCCGCTGCTCGTCGGATCTGCCATGAGCGCAGCGCTACAACGGCGCTTCGGTGCTGGCCTGCGGGTCGGAGTGAAGTGGCCCAATGACGTGCATGTGCGGGACGAAGCCGATGCGATCGCCGGTCGTCCCGGACTGAAACTGTGCGGAATCCTGTGCGAGCTGCTCCCTGATGGAGCCGTGATTGCTGGAACCGGAATCAACTTCTTGATCCCGGAGGAGGAACTCCCGACCGGCCGTGCAACCTCACTGCTCGCTGCGGGCGCTGATGTGAACGGCGCGACGAATCTGTTTGGGCCCGCTGGTTCAGAACTTGTTGACGCGATCCTCTGGGACTACGTCACCGAGCTGCGGGAACTGCTCGAACTCGCCGCCACCCGGCCCGGAGCCGCACGCGCCCGGGTGGCCCGACATTCGCTGACACTCGGCACAGAGGTGCGCGTGCATCTTGCCGGAGACGAGACCGTCGATGGGCGGGCGAGCGCGCTTGCGGATGACGGCGCTCTGGTGGTCGAACGCCCCACAGGCGGCGTGCTCACGGTGTCAGCCGGAGACGTCGAACACCTCCGCTGA
- a CDS encoding amidohydrolase gives MSITVFTGGTVLVDPTHEDGPLTSSAIAFSSGTVVALGAEAAALADAEDAQLIDLAGGTLAPAPGDGHAHPMLGGVEALGPAIRAAADRQGILDAVAAWKAEHPDAEWIVGGSYDATFSEGGLFDATWLDEVTGDTPTILRAWDYHTAWVNSAALAAGGITSETPDPALGRIVRRADGSPLGTLQEAAANNFLADVVPAFTLEQRLDSIERATREYATLGMTWVQDAWVEPGDIEVYLAAATQERLHTRVNLAFRADPARWRDQLAEFVAARASVRELDAERLSGETVKFFLDGVIESHTAALLAPYADQPDDTGLPNWDVSELTAATTAFDALGFQLHLHAIGDAANRYALDALEAATAANEPRVRDHVIAHVALLDPADVERFAALDVIANFEPYWAQCDAVMRDLTIPHLGQPRDEWQYLIGSVHRSGATISFGSDWPVTTIDWRPAVSTAITRHSHAEPEAEAWLPNERVDAATAYGAYTAGIARQALASNTRGTLAVGRVADAVWLADNPLAIAPELIADLAVLGTWLAGTRTFTP, from the coding sequence ATGAGCATCACCGTTTTCACCGGAGGCACCGTTCTCGTCGATCCGACGCACGAAGATGGTCCACTCACAAGCAGCGCGATTGCGTTCTCGTCTGGCACCGTGGTGGCCCTCGGAGCCGAAGCCGCGGCGCTCGCAGACGCTGAAGACGCCCAGCTGATTGATCTCGCGGGAGGAACCCTCGCCCCAGCGCCAGGCGACGGGCACGCACACCCCATGCTCGGTGGAGTAGAGGCACTCGGACCAGCAATCCGTGCCGCAGCTGACCGCCAGGGCATTCTCGACGCAGTTGCCGCCTGGAAGGCTGAACATCCTGACGCGGAGTGGATCGTAGGCGGCAGCTATGACGCCACGTTCTCCGAGGGGGGACTGTTCGATGCCACGTGGCTCGACGAGGTCACCGGAGATACCCCGACGATCCTGCGTGCGTGGGACTACCACACTGCGTGGGTGAATTCGGCCGCACTCGCGGCTGGTGGAATCACATCCGAGACCCCGGATCCAGCACTCGGGCGAATCGTGCGTCGTGCAGATGGGTCACCGCTCGGCACACTGCAAGAGGCTGCGGCCAACAATTTCCTGGCCGACGTGGTGCCAGCGTTCACGCTGGAACAGCGCCTCGACTCAATTGAACGCGCGACTCGGGAATACGCCACACTCGGGATGACCTGGGTGCAGGACGCCTGGGTCGAGCCCGGCGACATCGAGGTCTACCTCGCGGCCGCAACGCAGGAGCGCCTGCACACCCGCGTGAACCTTGCGTTCCGCGCCGATCCTGCGCGCTGGCGGGATCAGCTCGCCGAATTTGTCGCGGCCAGGGCCTCGGTGCGGGAGCTCGACGCAGAACGGCTCTCGGGTGAGACCGTGAAGTTCTTCCTCGACGGCGTGATCGAAAGCCACACCGCCGCACTCCTTGCACCCTACGCGGATCAGCCAGACGACACCGGGCTGCCGAACTGGGACGTCTCCGAGCTCACCGCCGCAACGACGGCCTTCGACGCACTCGGGTTCCAGCTGCACCTGCACGCGATCGGCGATGCCGCCAACCGGTATGCTCTCGATGCGCTGGAGGCCGCAACTGCGGCCAACGAGCCCCGCGTGCGCGATCACGTCATTGCGCACGTTGCGCTGCTCGATCCCGCGGATGTTGAGCGATTCGCCGCGCTAGACGTCATTGCGAACTTCGAGCCGTACTGGGCGCAGTGCGACGCTGTGATGCGTGATCTCACGATCCCGCACCTGGGACAGCCGCGCGACGAGTGGCAGTACCTTATCGGGTCGGTGCACCGAAGCGGAGCGACCATCTCGTTTGGCAGCGACTGGCCCGTCACGACCATCGACTGGCGGCCAGCGGTGTCGACGGCGATCACCCGGCACAGTCACGCAGAGCCAGAGGCAGAGGCGTGGCTTCCCAATGAGCGTGTCGACGCTGCCACCGCATATGGTGCGTATACCGCGGGCATCGCTCGGCAGGCGCTCGCGAGCAATACCCGCGGCACGCTCGCCGTAGGCCGGGTTGCCGACGCAGTCTGGCTCGCAGATAATCCACTCGCCATCGCCCCGGAACTGATCGCTGATCTCGCGGTTCTCGGCACGTGGCTCGCTGGAACTCGGACCTTCACCCCATAA
- a CDS encoding APC family permease, whose translation MSERAERSGLKRELGLGGLVLFGLAYMAIATVFTTYGIVNQITEGHLPLAYVVALLTMLFTANSYAAMVRRYPVAGSAYTYTQQAFGGGAGFLTGWVLLLDYLFIPMINFMILGLYVSTQFPSIPAQLVSFITLIAVFAFNVLGITLVNKLNIIIVSISGAAVILFAVFAIKTAIADPNAPGILDPFIPGAEGFSPIFAGAGVLALSFLGFDAVSTLSEEAKHPRRDIPRAILLTALIGGALFIFVSWVGARAYHLDDWSQAPRELLDAAGIVLTHHVAGEWLGLLFVVFTVAGCFGSGLAGQVSVARILYSMGRDGTLPKPLGKLWSRFGTPVVAAATVSVFALASLFLTLEQAAFMISFGALAAFAMVNLSVIRVSFFPKNGERPDRSAKNIILHAVFPVIGFALTIWLWTSLQPTTWIVGGIWFAIGLAILLGKTRFFSRPVPRMDFSEGPATEVVDAMGEAAPFK comes from the coding sequence TTGAGCGAGCGAGCCGAGCGCAGCGGCCTCAAACGAGAACTAGGCCTCGGAGGACTCGTCCTCTTCGGCTTGGCCTACATGGCGATTGCGACGGTGTTCACCACCTACGGCATCGTGAATCAGATCACCGAGGGCCACCTGCCCCTCGCGTATGTGGTCGCACTGCTCACCATGCTGTTCACCGCGAACAGCTATGCGGCCATGGTGCGCCGCTATCCAGTCGCCGGATCCGCCTACACCTACACACAGCAGGCCTTCGGTGGCGGCGCCGGCTTCCTCACAGGCTGGGTGCTGCTCCTCGATTACCTCTTCATCCCGATGATCAACTTCATGATCCTCGGCCTCTACGTCAGCACGCAGTTTCCGAGCATTCCGGCGCAGCTCGTCTCGTTCATCACCCTCATCGCAGTCTTCGCGTTCAACGTGCTCGGCATCACTCTCGTCAACAAGCTGAACATCATCATCGTCAGCATCTCGGGCGCGGCAGTCATCCTCTTCGCGGTGTTCGCGATCAAGACGGCGATCGCGGATCCGAACGCACCCGGCATCCTCGATCCCTTCATCCCGGGAGCAGAGGGCTTCAGCCCGATCTTCGCAGGCGCTGGGGTACTCGCGCTCTCCTTCCTGGGCTTTGATGCGGTCTCGACGCTGTCCGAAGAGGCGAAGCATCCGCGCCGCGACATTCCGCGCGCCATCTTGCTCACCGCCCTCATCGGCGGAGCGCTCTTCATCTTTGTATCCTGGGTCGGCGCCCGCGCATACCACCTCGATGACTGGTCACAGGCACCGCGCGAACTGCTCGATGCGGCCGGCATCGTGCTCACGCACCACGTCGCTGGCGAGTGGCTCGGCCTCCTCTTCGTCGTGTTCACAGTGGCGGGTTGTTTCGGATCCGGGCTTGCGGGCCAGGTCTCTGTCGCCCGCATCCTGTACTCAATGGGGCGCGATGGCACACTTCCCAAACCGCTCGGCAAGCTCTGGTCTCGCTTCGGCACCCCGGTCGTCGCAGCCGCAACCGTGTCCGTGTTCGCACTCGCAAGCCTCTTCCTCACGCTTGAGCAAGCGGCATTCATGATCAGCTTTGGCGCACTCGCAGCGTTCGCGATGGTCAACCTGTCCGTGATTCGCGTCTCGTTCTTCCCGAAAAACGGAGAGCGCCCAGACCGCTCAGCGAAGAACATCATTCTGCACGCCGTGTTCCCCGTGATCGGCTTCGCACTCACCATCTGGCTGTGGACCTCACTGCAGCCCACCACTTGGATCGTTGGCGGGATCTGGTTCGCGATCGGGCTCGCGATCTTGCTCGGCAAGACACGGTTCTTCAGCCGCCCGGTCCCTCGCATGGACTTTTCCGAAGGGCCCGCCACCGAGGTCGTCGATGCGATGGGCGAGGCGGCGCCTTTCAAGTAG
- a CDS encoding ABC transporter permease, with protein MNQQPVLERRPKPISTALARHPRARLAALLALPMTWLVGVYILSLALLLITAFWTTDPFTSRVKPGFTLENFQQLVTVPAYLATAARTLGIALAVTLICALVAVPLAVFMAKVAGPRLRATLAILVTLPLWAGYLVKIIAMRLVWTDTGFFNWALSPLGIEGPGFGVLTVILTLVYLWFPYMAIPVYAAVSQIPANLFDASSDLGASGARTIRSIVAPLLLPSLIAGSIFTFSLSLGDYIAAMYVGGSTQMIGSIIAQNINLNPPLAAAFSIVPIVLVILYLTAVRRTGALNNL; from the coding sequence GTGAACCAGCAGCCCGTTCTCGAACGCCGCCCGAAACCCATTTCCACCGCATTGGCCAGGCACCCGCGAGCCCGCCTTGCAGCTCTGCTCGCGCTGCCGATGACGTGGCTCGTCGGGGTCTACATTCTGTCGCTCGCGCTGCTGCTCATCACGGCATTCTGGACCACCGACCCGTTCACTTCTCGCGTGAAGCCCGGCTTCACGCTTGAGAACTTCCAGCAGCTCGTCACGGTACCCGCGTACCTCGCGACTGCGGCGCGCACCCTCGGAATTGCGCTCGCCGTGACGCTCATCTGCGCGCTCGTCGCGGTCCCGCTCGCGGTGTTCATGGCGAAGGTCGCCGGCCCGAGGCTGCGCGCCACTCTCGCAATCCTCGTCACGCTTCCGCTGTGGGCTGGCTACCTCGTCAAGATCATTGCCATGCGCCTCGTGTGGACGGATACCGGTTTCTTCAACTGGGCGCTCTCGCCGCTCGGCATCGAGGGGCCGGGCTTCGGGGTGCTCACCGTGATTCTCACGCTCGTGTACCTGTGGTTCCCGTACATGGCAATCCCCGTGTACGCCGCGGTGTCTCAGATCCCCGCAAACCTCTTCGACGCCTCCTCCGACCTCGGAGCGAGCGGTGCCCGCACAATCCGATCGATCGTCGCCCCGCTGCTCTTGCCGTCGCTCATCGCAGGCTCGATCTTCACGTTCTCCCTCAGTCTCGGTGACTACATTGCCGCAATGTACGTCGGCGGATCCACACAGATGATCGGCAGCATCATTGCGCAGAACATCAACCTCAACCCGCCGCTCGCCGCAGCCTTCTCGATCGTGCCGATCGTGCTCGTCATCCTCTACCTCACCGCGGTGCGACGCACTGGCGCGCTCAACAACCTCTAG